A region of Meleagris gallopavo isolate NT-WF06-2002-E0010 breed Aviagen turkey brand Nicholas breeding stock chromosome 29, Turkey_5.1, whole genome shotgun sequence DNA encodes the following proteins:
- the NXPH3 gene encoding neurexophilin-3, protein MGQPPNPHLHLYGVCDALPGTVMLVENGKEFAEKLRIGHSLTSAAPGSISPPDRGMGKGAGTQHQPLTLCHHYVQVVCGQEGPRKGAEQREPESQEGDQAQETGELLPTKPLLTPTLLQNVTLLELVSSSRELWDILDNLSERDHAPHPRGQRDLESASGKLKKIFGWGDFYSNIKTVKLNLLITGKVVDHGNGTVNVFFRHNSTGQGNISVSLVPPTKAVEFDLEQQIFIEAKESKIFNCRVEYEKVDRAKKTTLCTYDPSKTCYHEHTQSHVSWVCSKPFKVICIYITFYSIDYRLVQKVCPDYNYHSDVPYFPSG, encoded by the exons ATGGGGCAGCCCCCCAACCCCCACCTGCACCTGTATGGGGTCTGTGATGCCCTACCAGGTACCGTCATGCTGGTAGAGAATGGAAAGGAGTTTGCAGAGAAGCTCAGGATTGGGCACTCGCTCacttctgctgctcctggctccatctctccacCAGACCGTGGCATG GGCAAGGGGGCAGGtacccagcaccaacccctcACGCTCTGCCATCACTATGTTCAGGTGGTCTGTGGCCAAGAAGGGCCAAGGAAAGGCGCTGAGCAGCGTGAGCCTGAGAGCCAGGAGGGAGACCAAGCACAGGAGACCGGAGAGCTGCTCCCCACCAAGCCCCTGCTCACCCCAACCTTGCTGCAGAACGTGACCCTCCTGGAGCTGGTGAGCAGCTCGCGGGAGCTGTGGGATATCCTGGACAACCTCTCGGAGCGGGATCACGCTCCACATCCCCGAGGACAGAGGGACTTGGAGTCGGCCTCGGgcaaacttaaaaaaatttttGGCTGGGGAGATTTCTATTCCAACATCAAGACGGTGAAGTTGAACCTCTTGATCACCGGCAAGGTGGTGGATCACGGCAACGGCACCGTCAATGTCTTCTTCCGCCACAACTCCACCGGGCAGGGGAACATCTCGGTCAGCCTCGTCCCTCCCACCAAGGCTGTTGAGTTCGACCTGGAGCAGCAAATCTTCATCGAGGCCAAAGAATCCAAAATCTTCAACTGTCGCGTGGAGTACGAGAAAGTGGACCGTGCCAAGAAAACCACGCTGTGCACGTACGACCCATCCAAGACCTGCTACCACGAGCACACCCAGAGCCACGTCTCCTGGGTCTGCTCCAAGCCCTTCAAAGTCATCTGCATCTACATCACCTTCTACAGCATAGACTACCGGCTGGTGCAGAAGGTGTGCCCCGACTACAACTACCACAGCGACGTGCCCTACTTCCCCTCGGGGTGA